A single Biomphalaria glabrata chromosome 2, xgBioGlab47.1, whole genome shotgun sequence DNA region contains:
- the LOC106071037 gene encoding heterogeneous nuclear ribonucleoprotein F-like isoform X2 translates to MSEGYVVRLRGLPWSCKADEIQHFLRECNIKNGEKGIHFTFSREGRPSGEAFVELESEEDITNALAQNNEHIGSRYIEVFKVDKSEMDWMIKRAGADVAGGMAEAVVKLRGLPFGCSKEEIAQFFTGLEIVPNGIMLPEDRQGRSTGEAFVQFASPSIAERALKKDKERIGHRYIEIFKSSMSEANAAGGIRGSIRPLMGGMSSRPGPYDRGDRYGMGMGMGGMGGYGRGRNRNLKGLYDDDFDDFPFAGMSFGMRNRRGGGGGMGFMRGGGSRMNMDMMDRRGMQPGACYISKTGHSVHMRGLPFQALEQDVFDFFSPIQPVRCEFEFGGNGRPTGEANVDFATHQEAVEAMQKHKTNMQHRYIELFLNSEPNIRGGGGGGGYGNGFGGGSLLDGDGYNDDIGGIGFGQGSNSGSGFGGGYGGSPSQSGFGGGQIGFGNQGSGFGGGGFGSGGSGGGSFGGGGSMNNYDMGGGYGDGMGGGGGGGGRMMGNNYTAF, encoded by the exons ATGTCAGAAGGATATGTTGTTAGGTTACGCGGTTTGCCTTGGTCCTGTAAAGCTGATGAAATTCAGCACTTTTTAAGAG AGTGTAACATAAAGAATGGAGAAAAGGGAATCCATTTCACATTTTCTAGAGAAGGGCGTCCTAGTGGTGAAGCTTTTGTTGAATTAGAATCTGAGGAAGATATTACCAATGCTCTGGCACAAAATAATGAACACATAGGAAGTAGATATATTGAAG TATTTAAAGTTGACAAATCTGAAATGGACTGGATGATTAAAAGAGCTGGTGCAGATGTAGCTGGTGGTATGGCAGAGGCTGTTGTTAAACTTAGGGGTTTGCCATTTGGCTGCTCTAAAGAAGAAATTGCTCAGTTTTTTACGG GGTTGGAGATAGTTCCCAATGGAATTATGCTCCCTGAGGATCGGCAGGGGAGAAGCACAGGGgaagcatttgtacaatttGCATCACCATCAATAGCAGAGAGGGCATtgaaaaaagacaaagaaaggATAGGTCACAG gtACATTGAAATCTTCAAAAGCAGCATGTCTGAAGCAAATGCTGCTGGTGGAATCCGTGGTAGCATCCGCCCACTAATGGGTGGTATGTCTTCACGGCCAGGACCTTATGACAGAGGTGACAGATATGGAATGGGAATGGGTATGGGGGGTATGGGAGGATATGGAAGAGGACGAAATCGTAACCTTAAAG GGCTTTACGATGATGATTTTGATGACTTTCCTTTTGCTGGTATGAGTTTTGGAATGCGAAACAGacgaggaggaggagggggcaTGGGCTTTATGAGAGGTGGTGGTAGTCGAATGAATATGGACATGATGGACCGCAGAGGGATGCAGCCTGGTGCTTGCTATATTAGCAAGACTGGTCATTCTGTACACATGAGAGGGTTGCCCTTTCAAGCTTTGGAACAAGATGTCTTTGAT tttttttcaccaattcaACCTGTACGTTGTGAGTTTGAATTTGGAGGCAATGGGAGACCTACCGGAGAAGCAAATGTTGATTTTGCTACACATCAAGAGGCAGTTGAAGCAATGCAAAAGCATAAAACTAATATGC AACATCGTTACATTGAACTCTTTCTGAATTCTGAGCCCAACATTcgtggtgggggtgggggtggtggTTATGGAAATGGATTTGGTGGAGGCAGCCTACTTGATGGTGATGGATATAATGATGACATTGGAGGCATTGGTTTTGGCCAGGGCAGCAATTCAGGTTCTGGTTTTGGAGGTGGCTATGGAGGAAGCCCCAGTCAATCTGGATTTGGTGGAGGTCAAATTGGGTTCGGAAATCAAGGATCTGGATTTGGAGGTGGTGGATTTGGATCAGGTGGCAGTGGCGGGGGCTCTTTTGGAGGCGGAG gAAGTATGAACAACTACGACATGGGAGGAGGATATGGAGATGGTATGGGAGGAGGCGGTGGTGGTGGTGGACGAATGATGGGCAACAACTACACTGCATTCTAA
- the LOC106071037 gene encoding heterogeneous nuclear ribonucleoprotein F-like isoform X1 → MSEGYVVRLRGLPWSCKADEIQHFLRECNIKNGEKGIHFTFSREGRPSGEAFVELESEEDITNALAQNNEHIGSRYIEVFKVDKSEMDWMIKRAGADVAGGMAEAVVKLRGLPFGCSKEEIAQFFTGLEIVPNGIMLPEDRQGRSTGEAFVQFASPSIAERALKKDKERIGHRYIEIFKSSMSEANAAGGIRGSIRPLMGGMSSRPGPYDRGDRYGMGMGMGGMGGYGRGRNRNLKGLYDDDFDDFPFAGMSFGMRNRRGGGGGMGFMRGGGSRMNMDMMDRRGMQPGACYISKTGHSVHMRGLPFQALEQDVFDFFSPIQPVRCEFEFGGNGRPTGEANVDFATHQEAVEAMQKHKTNMQHRYIELFLNSEPNIRGGGGGGGYGNGFGGGSLLDGDGYNDDIGGIGFGQGSNSGSGFGGGYGGSPSQSGFGGGQIGFGNQGSGFGGGGFGSGGSGGGSFGGGGRSMNNYDMGGGYGDGMGGGGGGGGRMMGNNYTAF, encoded by the exons ATGTCAGAAGGATATGTTGTTAGGTTACGCGGTTTGCCTTGGTCCTGTAAAGCTGATGAAATTCAGCACTTTTTAAGAG AGTGTAACATAAAGAATGGAGAAAAGGGAATCCATTTCACATTTTCTAGAGAAGGGCGTCCTAGTGGTGAAGCTTTTGTTGAATTAGAATCTGAGGAAGATATTACCAATGCTCTGGCACAAAATAATGAACACATAGGAAGTAGATATATTGAAG TATTTAAAGTTGACAAATCTGAAATGGACTGGATGATTAAAAGAGCTGGTGCAGATGTAGCTGGTGGTATGGCAGAGGCTGTTGTTAAACTTAGGGGTTTGCCATTTGGCTGCTCTAAAGAAGAAATTGCTCAGTTTTTTACGG GGTTGGAGATAGTTCCCAATGGAATTATGCTCCCTGAGGATCGGCAGGGGAGAAGCACAGGGgaagcatttgtacaatttGCATCACCATCAATAGCAGAGAGGGCATtgaaaaaagacaaagaaaggATAGGTCACAG gtACATTGAAATCTTCAAAAGCAGCATGTCTGAAGCAAATGCTGCTGGTGGAATCCGTGGTAGCATCCGCCCACTAATGGGTGGTATGTCTTCACGGCCAGGACCTTATGACAGAGGTGACAGATATGGAATGGGAATGGGTATGGGGGGTATGGGAGGATATGGAAGAGGACGAAATCGTAACCTTAAAG GGCTTTACGATGATGATTTTGATGACTTTCCTTTTGCTGGTATGAGTTTTGGAATGCGAAACAGacgaggaggaggagggggcaTGGGCTTTATGAGAGGTGGTGGTAGTCGAATGAATATGGACATGATGGACCGCAGAGGGATGCAGCCTGGTGCTTGCTATATTAGCAAGACTGGTCATTCTGTACACATGAGAGGGTTGCCCTTTCAAGCTTTGGAACAAGATGTCTTTGAT tttttttcaccaattcaACCTGTACGTTGTGAGTTTGAATTTGGAGGCAATGGGAGACCTACCGGAGAAGCAAATGTTGATTTTGCTACACATCAAGAGGCAGTTGAAGCAATGCAAAAGCATAAAACTAATATGC AACATCGTTACATTGAACTCTTTCTGAATTCTGAGCCCAACATTcgtggtgggggtgggggtggtggTTATGGAAATGGATTTGGTGGAGGCAGCCTACTTGATGGTGATGGATATAATGATGACATTGGAGGCATTGGTTTTGGCCAGGGCAGCAATTCAGGTTCTGGTTTTGGAGGTGGCTATGGAGGAAGCCCCAGTCAATCTGGATTTGGTGGAGGTCAAATTGGGTTCGGAAATCAAGGATCTGGATTTGGAGGTGGTGGATTTGGATCAGGTGGCAGTGGCGGGGGCTCTTTTGGAGGCGGAGGTA gAAGTATGAACAACTACGACATGGGAGGAGGATATGGAGATGGTATGGGAGGAGGCGGTGGTGGTGGTGGACGAATGATGGGCAACAACTACACTGCATTCTAA